The genomic segment TAACATGTAATCGCTGTATCTTGGTCCCTTTGAGTCCCGAGCAATATTCTTAAACTTATCCTAGCATCTCAAACAATGTCAGCCCGTAAGAAGTCTATCACAGATCTTTGTAACCTGAAACTGTCACAAGGTCTTTGATATTAGGGGGAGAGAGATTTGTTTCTCAGAGTCCATTTACCGAATTGACAGCGTCCAAGCAGAGACCAGTAACACTAAGAATGATGCTAAGTTTATCACGATTGCAGTTTAAAGAAATCCAGGGCCCTGAACGTCAGCCAATCGCCGTGCATCAGAACAAGAGGCATGAATCATTGCtgatacaggtctgtgtgtccATGTTGCTATGCAAACACGAGGAGCTATAATGCAGATATGTTTgcaaggctagtgtatcatcatACTGCATGGCAATTCTCAGATGTCAAGTCTTTAAATAAGAGTACCAGGGATCTTCAAAGGGTTATATCGGATAGAAAGATATACCCTCTGGTTACAGACACCAGGCGGAGCGACATGCTCATCAATACTATAGTTCCACAATTACAAGTCACTTGGCAGTCGCTTATATCTCAATAAAGATCATGAACCGTCTGTTGTCCTATTCACTTCTCTAAATGAAACTATTCTTCTGTTTGACTGTGTAGAATTCAACTGCGCTATAAACGatctcatcattgcctaaaatgtattaggcgctttaaataaaattctttttttgccgtccgcgtgctggtaggttttcagagaaaattaaaggaaagaaacacaatgttaacactattacaaataaaaatattatttttccaaaggaaaccaaataaaatcTGAGCTTATATTAATAcagttgtgttttttgtctgtatttgatTTTTACCATGGCTGGCTGACAGGTTTTTTATAAATCCAAGGACATCAAACAAAGGATTTTCTTTAAATTACCTATCAAGGTGTTCACTCACGTGACATGAGCAATGGAACTTTCACTCTTTTCTCTACTGATTCAGTAAAAACCACACCATTTTTCTAAACTTTATCTACGTAAGTTATTGAATCGGGGGCAAGCTTACGGTTCCATTGTTTCCTACACAAAATGGATTGAAGTGGAGTTAACGGCTTGTGCACGAAATATCATGGGCCATGGCATAGTATCCCTTAGCAGCGATCGTGGCATGCTATCCCTTCGCAACTACTAGGGAACATGACCCATATGAATGTTACTTGCCAGTACTTTGAAGTTGTCTGGCCCCTGACCAGGGTTTTCACAGATATTTTGTACCCGGTGATAGGATAAGACTTTCATTATGAAATGAGCTGACGATACTTGAATACAAAACATCCACTCAATCATGCATAACCAGACTGAATAGTGACAACATAAGATTTTAAATTACATAAAAAGCAACTGACTAGAAAATTCGTAGTGCTACAATATGAACAAAGCAATTACCTGTCGAACATTCACAAAATAGTATAAATAAGCGAATAATGATACAATAATTACAGGATTGCGAAATATGTCTCAATAAAAACAAAGTCCTCTCTAATAATTACAGAGTTCTAGATAAAATATCCATTAAGAATAACGATAAAATAGCGGGAAGGGGCACAGATTCGTTAAAATCGCAGTATATGatataaacaataaatatcaatatttacaaaataagcGAATAGTAATAAAACACTGTAAGCTTATCCCTAAACACTTTGTAATGACAAACATTCAGGAGTATTTAATTATATCATATaaatatattgatggcgcaaatactgcgatctgattggtcgagaggTGAAAATAACCGTGTTATATTGGTAATGTAGCACGGTTGGGACAAGCACGagctctcagctagagaaaaCTTCCTTTTTGACGTTctacgccagaatttcaattcaatattACGATATAACAGCAATAAACCACTTCTGCAATGggtataccactcaattttgaccaattcactCCGTATAttcactcgctatcgctcgtgcacataagtcctgaactggtcaaaatctcgagGTATACAGTCAATGGgtatggtttattgcttaaataataaGTCGGGTACAAACAACATTACTCGTATCCATGGAAATATCTCTCTATGTCTTCCCTGATATCTCACTTAAAGTTTAtctttaaatttgaataattgCAGACACAGAGCCAGGTGTTCCGAGCGGTCACCATGGAGACAGCCTTCTCAGCCATAGACGGAGGTAACATCGAATTCGTTCGTTTTGAGCAAGCCGATATCAATGGTATTTCCAGGTCTAAAATCGTGCCTGCACGCCATTTTGCCCGAAAAGCCATCGAAGGTGTCAAGGTCGATAGTAGTAATTTTGTACTGGATCCAAAAGACGAGAGAGTACATGGAACACGTTACCTTGACGATAAACATGACGACGACGTCATTTTGTTTCCGGACTTTGGCACCTTTCTTGTGTTACCATGGTATCCACGTACTGCGCGTGTCTTGACCGATTCCACCTGGAAAGGTGAATCAACGCCTACAAGCCCTCGCCACGTTGCTAAGCAACAGTTGGATTGTCTGCAAGAGATGGGATATACTTTGCTGTCTTCGTTTGCCTATGAGTTCCAATTGGTCAACAAGGAAACGAAACAGCCAATCACCACCGATATGATGGCAGGAGCAACGCTTCGAAATCACGTAAACACTAATTTTATCTATGAGATCATGCGAGGCTTACATGCCGTTGGCCTTGACGTTGAATCAGTGGAATCCAAGATCTTGCCTGGACAGCTTGCGATGCCGATCAGGCCATCATCTGGTATTTCAGGGGCAGACAACGGTTTCACTTTCAAGACAGCAATCAAAGAAATCGCACAGCTAAATGGTTATATCGCGTCATTTATGACGTCACCATATACCAATACTAAGGGCCATCCCGAGTGTGTAGATTTCAACGCATGTCATTTCAACCATTCCTTGTGGAGCAAGCGCAGAAACAAGTCGGTCTTGTTTGATGACGAAAATAGATACAAACTAACTAAGATTGGTGAAAGCTGGTTAGCGGGAATCTTGGAACATTCCCCGGCGATTTCATGCTTCGCCGCTTCGACAGTTAATTGCCGTGAGCAATACAGCGACGACGTTTCTGCATCGTGGGACTTTGGTAAACGTACAAGTCTTATCCATGTACGTGTGAATGGCGAGAAAGGCACACACTTTGAATACCGACTTGGTGGCGCAGCAGCTAACCCATATCTATTCCTTGCTGCTGTGGTAGCAGCCGGTATCGATGGAATCAAGCGAGAACTTCCACTCAACCAACCCCCTATCTCTGAGGAAAGAAACAAATCGCACGGTCACTCTGACGATGATGCAGTTACAATTCCGAAGAAGTTAGAAAAAGCCCTACAAGCTCTGGAGCGTGACAAAACAATGGTGTCTTTCCTCGGACAGGATTTAATCAAACACTTCGTAGCAGTCAAGCGGCGCGAGATCACTACCGGGGAAATTGTCGACAAACATGGGGAGAAAGACGTAAAGCGGAGAatgtactttgaatatatttgaaataccaccTGCTATTGAATTGCTCAGGAACTATCGTATTATCTCCCTTGGTTGATGTGTGAATGATATACTCTTTCTACTATCGGACTGTAAGCTTAAATATGTATACAGCTCAGCTTGTTAAAGTTACCTTTGACTTGCGCCTCGGGCGGCGAAATGGGGAAGAGTCTCGCGAAAGGTGTGTTTTGCTGAACATAACTACATAATAACCTAAAATCCCCGACTCACGCAGGAGACCTTAAAACAGACAATCCCGGTTGAAGACGGTGTAGAACTTTTATATAGCTAAACTAGGTTTAGAACTTCGTTTAACCATGAAAGTCTATGTTTTAACAGATACAAATGTGAATTTGACAGAACACCACTATCAACATCACTGCTCTTCAATGATGAACACAAGGTGTGGACGTCGTACAAATTCGTTGTGTAGAACGCTACAGAGTTCGGCTGATATCACATTATTATAAGTAACCCAGACATTAAATCTGCGAGTCGTGTAAATAACGCTTTATTTTTTAGCTTTATTTTCATCTGTCGATCAGAGCTGTTTGTCGGGTGGATCGTTTCAATCTAGCGACAAATCGTCAATTGTAATTAAGTCTTTATCGACAATCTCACTGCCAAATTGATGCCATATGGAAATGTTACAAGGTAACATTATCTTCGTTTCACTGCATCGTCAACTATTTTAAGGTACCATCTGTATAGACTGACTGTTTGCCAACGTTAAATCTATCCTCACAGACAACGGAGGTTATTTCGAGTGTACATAagtttttgtatgtatgtatgtatgtatgtatgtatgtatgtatgtatgtatgtatgtatgtatgtatgtatgtatgtatgtatgtatgtatgcatgcatgcatgcatgtatgtatgtatgtatgtatgtatgtatgttgtatgtatgtatgtatgtatgtatctaaaacagatatacatagatacatacgtgTAGATACACACATAGATACAGAGACAAATTAATAAATAGATTGATATGTTTAGATACAGAGCTAAATTAATAAATAGATTGATATGTTTCACCTTAGTTGCTCAGTTGAATGAGCGAAAGCCGAACATCAGGACTATTTTCATTTATGAAAGCaatgtcttgtttacatttccTACATTTTACATTAGCATCTGTGCCAGCAACGCTTTGTAAATGTATACAAAATCTAATGCCATGTTGTCACCACCACATGCGCATGCTCAAATACGATTTGATTCCTCAGTGCCGTCAGTGGGCGCAGAGCGAGCTGTTGACTACATGTGGGTATTGTGATCTTGCTGATGGATTCCTATTTCTCCGACCGTCGCAATAGTTTTAAATTTTGTCAAGGAAAATTATCATAGGAAGACTATGTTTCACATTAGGATACTATTGCTGGGAATCGTTGTGATCGCCAAACTGGGTAAGTTGGTACGATAACGGTGAAAGCTTACACAGTATGCTTATCGACACTTTTTGTCGTGAGATGAAAACTAACATGAGCGTTGATTTTAACAATTACACAACATTCATTATTGTTGCTTAAAGTTTAACGGTTCAATGGTCATTGCTGTGAGTCATCAGTGTCAAGATTAATGTGCTTAATTGATATTTCCTTCCGTAAAGAAAATAACCATATATCGTCATTGTAGTTCAAAAGCAATTAATGCACAGCTGATAgtattaaatattacaaaagcCACGACACTCTTTAATGCTGCCGATAATTGATAGACTAAAGTAAAATAGCCATGGATAGAGGTGAATAGGAAACCCTTATCTTAGTGTTTTCACCGCATAACAACGTCATAATTTGTGAACTGCTGCttaatgttattttgaaatttgtgacCGAATTGCAAGATTTATCTATCAGAGAACTCAAGATGTTTGCCGGTGTTGCTGATGATTTACAAAATTATAACTTAGTCTTTACAGTTAGATAAAAGCCTGTTATTATGAAATCCGCCGGGATTAAATCTTTCAGCAAAATTTATCATACCTATGTATTACTTTACTTAAGAAAGAAATGACGTGTATCAAAGTATTCCATCAAGACGATGCAAATCTCCTACTTCATCTCCTCCAAGTGAATTTCATCTTTTACATCTACTTATTTCAAATTTCCTTCCTGAAACAGGAAAAGGTAAAAGTTGGATGTTTTGAAGTTAACGTGTATtttcaaagaatatgaatattaataaatggGAGAAAGTGTATAAATAGAGTTGAAAAACATGTCATCTTGcaaatttgctgaaattttaatggtactgaaaataatcaatatatttgtcataaataaacaaaaaatcactcATTGACCGAATCTAAAGTGCAATCAGAATAAAAGTGATCATATTAACATTAGCATCCTCTACACATTACATTTGTATTTACTTAATCGGTAGTTGCTTAGGGAATAAATCGGCGTAAAGGTTTCTCGTTTGTCCTACTGCTATCTCTGTAAATAAGAACATGAAATTCTATTAAGCCTCGGCCTACAAATGTCTACAGGTGTTCTTCTGGAAAGTTATGATTTGTGGGAAACGGCATGTTAATAGGCATAAAAACAAGTACCCTATAAAATCGCTAAAAGTAGCGAGAAAAAATCCGAGTATGCTATATTTCACCTCAGCTTGTTCAATACACACGCAACTCGCATTTATTGATAAATGTAATCTCTATCAGTTGTCATACATAACCATACAAATATAGCAAATATCTGATTATAGAGTTACAGGAGCCACTGTTAACTGTGAATATACCATGGAGATTATCTCTCAAATCAAGAGTCAATTACTATGGTTGTATTCCTACATTATTAACAACCATAATCAATTAAACGTTGCTGGTAGAGCAGCTTTCTGCACAAAATGTATAACAAAACACGTACCAACAAATCAAAGGGCTGTCCGCAATTTATTTGTTATGcaattttgttctatttttAAAGTCAGTGTGTTGGGCCTATCCATTGTGTTATCAGGTACAGATATGACACTCTCTGTGACATGTCAGTAAATTATCATCCGTATACGTATACAGGTGTCGTCATCTCCTGAAAGCTGAATGTTCTGATTTAATCAAGGAGCTAATCACATTCAGTCCATCAAATAAAGCTCTTAGTACTCGAACTGGAAAATCTGGTTGTCAGGGTCTTGATTACATCAGTGCATTAGCAAATTAGCCAATGTTTGCCGATGGATTACAATACGTGGTCGTAATAGACAACGAGAAAAGTGCTATGCCTCGCACTGATAGTTATTTACACTGTAGACATCTACCAAGATCACTAATGGCCTTGAAAAGATGGTTTCCTGACTAGAGACATagcatttcacaataaaaatcaaaatcaaaataaccaCCTCAAcctaacaacaacaacaacaacaacaacaacaacaacaacaacaacaaacgaaCAATCAGTGCACAGATATACGTACATCCGTACAAGCTTGTTATATACATGAACATGTCACATGAGTAACAATTAGACTTCATAGGTGTGTCTAAAAGGAAAatgcttgtttattttttgatgAATTGAAGACATTTTAAGCGTAACAATCACAATCAATCAGTCACTCAAAACTCTAAGACTCTTCATGGATTATTTATACCTATGCAAAGACAGTGAGACTTATATTACTGCATCATATATCATCCTTGTCATTGACGTGATAATATAGTAGACCGTATTCTGACAAAATGTTTGGTTGAGGTGATCAAATCAATCTCAGCATCGTAGCCATGACTTATTGCTTGATAAATTAAAAGCACAAAAATTAATCCCGTTCGTCATCCACCTTCTCTTACAAGGGATAGCAGGAATCAATTCAATATGCCTGGCACACCCAGAGACTCAATGCTTGTAGTGGTCAGGTATTTGCAAAAACTGCATTCTTGATGTGAAACATGACGTTCATAGCAGATAGGAGATCGATACACTGATGGCTGGACAGACCTATGTGACGCTTTCAGATCGGTACCTATGACAGTCGTTGGATTTTGTGTTAGCAAATGCTGCTTCGGTCAACTCTTTCCTATAAAAGCGTATGACGTCAATTTATTagaattatcatatttgtttgtattttcagctGACGGGCAGAACATTACAGGGGTACAGGTTGAAGATCAGTTAAGACACAAACTATTTGCCAGGTACGACAGAACAGTCAGGCCGTCAAATGAAAGCGACAAACCCGTTGTCGTCAATGTTGCATTATCTGTGACTCAGCTTCTCGATGTCGTAAGTATCACGTATATCTCACCATTTAGGTCTATGTCCAGACCTGTAAAGGTAAATTGGCACAGTTCAGTACCATCCTGTAAAGGATATTCGTAGAACTTCTCTTAGGGGTCAGTAGGGCAGGCAACTTTTTCTTATCTGTGTGAGTGGGTGATGGGCGGTCAGGCAGGTTTCCTCATCGGCGGCCGGACAAATTTCATTGTTGTGATCAGAGAGCAACTTGAAAACAGTCTATCGGCTTGGCAGTGATTAGGATTCCGTTGTGTATAAGGGGTTTGCTGATTTGGAGGAAAACAACACATGTAGTGAAGAGAgttgattggggggggggggctttagTTAAAGGGAAGACGCAGTAGGATTTTTTTTGCAGGGAACGGGGAAGCTGGAATGTCTCTTGTTTGGAAGTGGGGAGAGGGGGAAGCTTTTGGGCGGAGGGAAATTTTCAAATCGCAGTGTGGAGAGCAGTTACAACtatctttctctttctctgtcttttCGAATATGATAGAAACCAGTAGACAAATTTTTACAGCGGGTGATTGGCTTCCCCTTAAAATTGCGATTTAAACTTCTTCTAGATTTGACAATGAACCtgactttgaaaatgtcagagCCCATATGCAGATTTGTCTGGGCCTATGTGAAGCTGTCTTTTCACGTGCACATACACTGATTTACTTACACCTTCCTTCAACCCTCCATACATTCATCAATAATTGCATTCTTGTCAATGGGACTAAGTTAACGCGTATGAATATTCCGCAAATAAACGATTTACACATGTGCATGTCCACACATATACGCACGCAGTCAACATGCGATTAAATAAATGCTTTActatggatatatatatatatatatatatatatatatatatatatatatatatatatatatatatatatatatatatatatatatatatatctatctatctatctatctatctatcttagatagatagatagatagatagatagatagatagatagatagatagatagatagatagattgattttgtatctgtattttatgtatttaCTTTTTGGTACGTACTTGCATATACGTATCATCATGGAACTGAATCAGATGGCCAGGCATGCCAACAACATGCTAAGCAGAAAGACAGATAGCCGTCCACATTTCACATACATATGTAAATAATCGAGTAACAGACGGAAAAGTTTGGGGAAAAAAAGACTAACGGTAAATTAAATCTTCAAGCAGTTAAAATTAGAAGTAATTTGGTTTCATGAGTTAGAATCTATTGCCAGAGTCTAGATTTGCATTTCAAGCTTCCATAGCTTGAGACAACGAGGCATATACATGAAAGGCAATTGTGTTTGAGTTAATGCACCATTTTATTTATGGGTTCATGTAAATTAACAACTACCTACAATATGCAAAACATCTGTTTTGTGCGGTTAGCTCATCCATCCTAACTAGTATAGTGTAAATGATCGCATAGGCCACAACAGCAAGGGCGTTTTTAATCGCTGTCAAAATTCGATCATTTTCTGACAAGCAATATATCTCTGGTCGGTGTCGGTGAACTATAAACATGTGCTGACTGCATCTACAGACTGGATTTTAAATGGCCATAAATCATCAGCtgtattataatttcaatagcTAACGGCTGTCtgtttcatttgaataaaaatatgtgAAAGTAAATGTAGCTGTGACGTGTTCTGCACTGAAGGAAGTATGCAGAGTTAccaaaatttctttatttcgtCTTAAACTGGTTTTTATCGACTATTTTCACCTAGGACGAAAAGCGACAAGTTATTACTCTGAGTACTTGGTTATATCAGGTAAGTCTCTTGTCGTTATCGTATTCCTATATACGAccttaaaattttgtttgtttgtttgtttgtttgtttgtttgtttgtttgtgtggtgtgtgtgtgtgtgtgtgtgtgagagagagagagagagagagagagagagagagagagagagagagagagagagagagagagagagagagagagaaaacagaaagacaaacacTGACGTAGTATAAGAGACGGAACACTTCAGATTAAAGCAAATTATTAGATAtgggaataaataaaaactgaCTTAAATTAAGATTCATGATGACCACTACCGAGATTAAAACTTGTTGGAAGAGAAcgtcgtttgaaaataaaagggCAGTCATCAAATGCCTTAAACTATTTCAGATATGGAAAGATTATCGTCTAGAGTGGAACCCGAGTGATCATGCAGGTATACGTTCCATAGCATCACTTGCAAAGGACGTATGGTATCCTGATACAGCACTGTATACAAGGTAGATATAGTTATCATCTCGGTAACTCCTCGGTATACATTTACTTGGTTTTGCAAATTCCTCAAGCATCCTAACATTGCGGTAAAGTCATTACATCGTCCGTGAATGTCGCCATCATACAGACGTTGATTATGCAGTCAAATGCAAAACGTGTCCATGCCATATCAATTAATTAGGTTGCAAATGGTATTTGTCTCCTGAAATTTTGTTAGTCAAACACGAAGTTTGTATAATATGCATACGAACTGGCTACTAATGTACTCTGTGCAACGGATCAAAAGCGTCATTCCAGCTTTCATCCTTTCCAGGCATACAGGATTCAGCGTATAGATATATAAGCTCAACCATGACAAAGGGTTGTAAAAGAAGGTCGCAGCTTAATTATACATCTCCCAATGGTAAAAATGTCCCTTTCAGAGCGACCCGTTTTTCTCTTTGAGATTTGCTTGAATAATATTGGTATGGTTATTTTCTATCAAACATCTGTGCAAAACATCAAAAGGATCAACAATATCACCTAATGGACGCATGGAGAAAAATCGATGAATCTATCCGTTAAACCAACATCAAGGTATGTATTGCAGATCCAAGTCCCTTTCATGTGTAAGTGAATTAACAACCAATCAAATGTCCAAAtctttatttctccacagcgcCAGTGAAGAGCACATGAACTTCCCGACCGTGATTGCGGACTCGGTTACGACACTGATTCAGTTTGACGGCAATGTGACTGCTTGCTCCGCCCATATATACATAATCCCGTGCAAGATGGACATCGTTGACTTCCCCTTCGACAGGCAATCCTGTGATATGTCCATTGGCACCTGGGTGTACAACCTGTCCCAGCTCGACTACAGACCAATGTTTGAAACCATTCAATATGAAGGATTCATACGAAACACGGAATGGAGCCTCACCAACTCGGCAGTTGCTCGATATACGGCTGACTTCATTGTATTTGCTGGGACGTATTCCTACATGTCTTTTACCATATTCATGGAGCGTAAACCTCTCTACTACATTGTCAATCTTATTCTTCCATGTGCATTATTCTCTCTTCTCTCTGTTGCTGTATTCCTTCTGCCCCCTGACTCTAATGACCGTATCAACATGGGTGTTTCTATTTTACTGACTCTTTTTGTGTTCAATTTACTTGTAGCTGATATCATGCCCCCAACATCAGAAAATGTGCCAGGTCTGTCTTTATATCTCCTTTTCAACATGGCCAGTATAGTTGGTGTGGTTGTTGTATCAGCGTTTCTTATTTCCCTTCACACAAGGAAAGGCAGAATCCCATACTGCGTGAAAGTTATCTTCCTGGACAAACTGGCAAAAATTGTTTGCTATAGCAACAAGAAGGGGGCCAGCAACCGACGATACAGTGCTGGGATTTTGCCTTCTACAGTCAATGGAAGACATAGGTCCGCAATATTGGTCAGTTCATACCACCCCGCAACAAACGAAAGTGAAAACGAGGCTTTCAAACCACAGTCAAACAACACACGCTGTCAGAAACCTGAACAACCGAAAATAAATGAGAAAACTCTCCTTACACAAAACGCCCTCTTTTTGAGAGAGGTCTTACACAAGCTAGAGGAAGTTATCGAACTCAATCGAAAAATAAGTCAAAAGTATACACCCGAAACTACGAACGCAGACGACAATGGAGAGGCGGGAGATTGGAGAACATTGGCTCTTGTTATCAAcagaattgtttttattttgtttctggTTATATACCTCAGCGGAACTCTATTTATCTTTGGTATGTAAAGCAATAATTAAAAGTTTTTGAACATAATCATGCTGATAAACTAATCCATTTTGTCAGTGAAATAAGTTTCGATGTTATTCACATCGATGACTTGCCCGTTTTGTCACCATCGATGTTATCGTCTAAAGGATCTGAAATATCACACATGATTTTCAGGTGACACTTTCCATACATATGTGTTAATCCATTAAATGTTACGTGGTGTCACAATCATCATGACTACAATATTATCGTCTTAGTGTAAACATTTCGGATTTTCTCTGTAATAATAACAGTTAATGTTATGATTATCCTTTGAGCACCTACTTAACGTCTAAAAACTAAGGGAGTATAATACATTTGTTCGCTGGCTGCCACATCTCAGTATGTGAAATAGTACAAGGGAATTTAGGGGAAATGCAGATATTGCCTGAAATGAAAGGCGATAGAATATTATAAACTTCCCATGCTATCAGCAAGGGTGGACATTAGTGGCATTCGTTGATGCCTGAGTAATGCGATTCATcgtgttttgatgaaaaattcaaCGTCCGACTCGCTTAAAAGTAAAAACCAGAGTTCTGTTTGATGGCGGTTGTTGCTAgaggaaaatgtacaaaaattgcAATGTCAAGATGTACATACATGCGACGCCAATCTTGGTTTAGGGCGCCCTCATTTTTAAAGTCAACGGAATCGCTTTCTTGGAATTTCTGCAGTGATTGTCGTAATTATAATCACATTGTTCAATCTGAATAATTCTAGGACGTCTGCCATACGTCATTCATTGCTTGTTTTTAACATGTACTAAAGACATTCATGTAAATTAAAGATCTTGAAAAATGCTTCTGTCTCTGATATCCTAGAATACAGTTTTCAATAAAGATATACGATAGTTATTAATCTCGTCAGAACATGTATGGCCGCAGTGTCTGCTACCGCACCAAGGCACTGTACACGTATATCTATGATTGGAACTGCGTAGTGTTACTGTAATCAGGAGATATTCGGATTAAAATAACATCTGAAAATAACTCTGTAGGCTCTGAAGTATTTTTATGCAAGTACGAACTGGTATTCACGCGTTTAAAGTGCGCATGCTGCGTTTTTACCTTCAAACTGTTCAACATTGATAACCTAGCTATAGGTCACTGGAGGTTACAGTGCGCGGTTTGAACGCGACaaatttagaaatttcagcCATAATTTAATAATATTAGACTAGAAAAACGAGTCTTTGGCATTCGAGTAGCTCTTCCGATGATTTGGAGATGACGTCATACGAGTGACGCCCATAGCTTTACAAACCGATGACGTGGAAATGACGTAATAAGTGTGATGCCAATAGCTGTACAAATCGGAAAAGCAAATGAAATCAAACACCTGTGAACATTATCCATCGCATTATTTGCAAGGGGTCAGTATCGTTTTCTCGAATTTGTATGCTTTGAGATCGCCTTGAAAATCAACAATTGCACGGAAATGACTAATTTTACACATCAGTATTTAGTGAATGGATGCTTTAGACAgttcaatgtcaatttttagAGTTGAAATATACCATAGATGGACATTACTTTCCAAGGTTAGTTTAATTATTATGATTAAAGTTGAACGACACATGGTAATCTTTACTATAAGGTCGTTTTAACTCACCGCTAATCATAAACATTCTATTTGCAATactttaatttacttttcgGAGTCCGATTACCTATTTGTAGTCTTTAAAAGCACAACCTGATATAACTTA from the Ptychodera flava strain L36383 chromosome 2, AS_Pfla_20210202, whole genome shotgun sequence genome contains:
- the LOC139151466 gene encoding lengsin-like, with protein sequence METAFSAIDGGNIEFVRFEQADINGISRSKIVPARHFARKAIEGVKVDSSNFVLDPKDERVHGTRYLDDKHDDDVILFPDFGTFLVLPWYPRTARVLTDSTWKGESTPTSPRHVAKQQLDCLQEMGYTLLSSFAYEFQLVNKETKQPITTDMMAGATLRNHVNTNFIYEIMRGLHAVGLDVESVESKILPGQLAMPIRPSSGISGADNGFTFKTAIKEIAQLNGYIASFMTSPYTNTKGHPECVDFNACHFNHSLWSKRRNKSVLFDDENRYKLTKIGESWLAGILEHSPAISCFAASTVNCREQYSDDVSASWDFGKRTSLIHVRVNGEKGTHFEYRLGGAAANPYLFLAAVVAAGIDGIKRELPLNQPPISEERNKSHGHSDDDAVTIPKKLEKALQALERDKTMVSFLGQDLIKHFVAVKRREITTGEIVDKHGEKDVKRRMYFEYI
- the LOC139151455 gene encoding neuronal acetylcholine receptor subunit alpha-6-like, with the translated sequence MFHIRILLLGIVVIAKLADGQNITGVQVEDQLRHKLFARYDRTVRPSNESDKPVVVNVALSVTQLLDVDEKRQVITLSTWLYQIWKDYRLEWNPSDHAGIRSIASLAKDVWYPDTALYTSASEEHMNFPTVIADSVTTLIQFDGNVTACSAHIYIIPCKMDIVDFPFDRQSCDMSIGTWVYNLSQLDYRPMFETIQYEGFIRNTEWSLTNSAVARYTADFIVFAGTYSYMSFTIFMERKPLYYIVNLILPCALFSLLSVAVFLLPPDSNDRINMGVSILLTLFVFNLLVADIMPPTSENVPGLSLYLLFNMASIVGVVVVSAFLISLHTRKGRIPYCVKVIFLDKLAKIVCYSNKKGASNRRYSAGILPSTVNGRHRSAILVSSYHPATNESENEAFKPQSNNTRCQKPEQPKINEKTLLTQNALFLREVLHKLEEVIELNRKISQKYTPETTNADDNGEAGDWRTLALVINRIVFILFLVIYLSGTLFIFGM